Below is a genomic region from Telmatobacter sp. DSM 110680.
ATATGTGGACGGCTGCATCGATCAGCTCGTAGTGACGTACGGCGCGCTGTGCGCTGCGGGAGTAAAGGCGCAGAGCGCATGGGATGAAGTCCAGCGGAGCAACATGAGCAAGGCATGGCCGCATTGCAGCGTGTGCGATGCGGTACTGGTGCGCGGAGACGGTGAGGAACTGGTGCATCCGGAAGATGGCGGCGCCCACGGCGGCAATTGGAACACAGTTCTGAGAGTGCACAAGCGCGAGGACGGGAAGTTCATCAAAGCGCCAACATACTCTCCAGCGAATTTGAAACGCGTGATTGAGGAGCAGATCGAAGAGGCGCACTCGCCGGCGAGTGTTTAGGCCCTCACTGGCCCTCGGGCCTGATCACCGGAGCGCGTAGCGGAGTGGTTTCGATTTCGATGCGAGTATCGCGAGGAAAAATAACGTCGCGGCCCGAATGCAGGAAGTTGTCGTAGAAGGACAACCCGGCAGCATAGAACCCGAGGCCGGCGGCGAGGTTGCGGCTTCCTGAAGCGATGCCGACAATACGGCCAACAATGCCGAAACCATTGGAGGCAACACCGGTCTGGGCGGTGAGGTTGCCGTCTTCATCGAGGGCGCGGCCGGCGAGCATGGTGAGCAACAAGGGGACGATCACGCTGGACTGGCTGCGTGGCGTGATGGTGCCTTCAGCATCGAGAGAGAGATTCTGTGTCTTCTCGGTCGCGGCGCCGGCGAGTGCTCCTTCCACTTCGCGGTTGTAGCCCTCCGGAAACTTGACCTGCTGGAATGTGAAGCGGAGTTTTCCGTTGCGGCCGAAAGAGCGGGCCGCTTTGGCGACGGCGACTTTGCCGACGAGTTTTGATCCCTGGGGAACGACCAGCTGCTTGTCCTTGTCATAGACGGGTTCTACGACTAAGGCTTCTACGCTATCGCCCGGCTTCGCAGTTGCGGAAGTCAGATCCCGTGAGAGGGTGGCGTTGACGGCCCAGACTTCATTTTTGCTGGCAGCGGCAACCGGGGATGGAACTGCGCGAAGAGTTGCGGTTTCCAGCGGAAGGCTAAGCGGAGCGGAGAGTTCGAAGGACCATGCTGTGTTGGCTTCGATACGTTCAGGATGGTACGGGAGCTGGTGGTAGAGCACTTGCAGGGCGCGATCGCCTTTGCCGGGTGCGGTGAAATAAGCGAGACGGTCGCGCATGTTGGCTTTGGCCTCGGCCCAGCGGCGCGCGATGAAGGATTGCTTCGGAGAGACACCGGGGGCGGAGAGTTTCAGGACGGGCGCGCCGTTGGCTGCGGGGGCGGCGGCAATGGGAATGGGGCCGGAGGGAAGTTCAAGCTTGTCGAATTGAACCTGGACAGTGTGGAAAGGCGTGAAGTCGCCGCGAAGGCGCGCATGCCAGCGTGTTTTAGTGTCAGCCTGCAGAGCGATGACATGGCCCTCGAGGACAGCGTTCTGGGGCACGACGAGTTTGCCGGCTGCATAAACTGGGTGCATCAAGTGCGCTTCAAACGGCTCGCCGATCTTGACCGGATAGTGGCGCGCGATTTCTACCTGCAGGCTTGTTCCCTTCGCTAGAACGGGTTGTGCGGCCTCAGCTGCGGCGTCTTTAGCGGGTTCGGGACTCGGCGAGGTTGGACGGCGTTCGAGGGACTGTGCGCCTGCGAAAGCGGTGAAGACAAGGGCTGCCGGAACCAGAAAGAAACAAAAATGGCAGCGGGTCGAAAAATACATCAAAGAGGCTCCTGCCTTGGGTAATTCTACTGTGAGACGAACGTCGGAGCTAATCGCGAGCTTGATTGCGGCTAGGTGGTTGCGGGGCGGGACCTCAGCGCAGCGATTTCTTTGCTCAGGGCGTCGAGGCGCGTGAGCAATTCATCGTGACGCTTATCGGCAATGGATGGGTCTTTGCCTTCGATGTAGAATGAGCCATTCGGCTCGAGTTCGCAGTGGTGAACTTCGTGGATATGCTCGAAGCCCTGGCGATGGATGACTTCGATGAGTTCCTCGCGGGTGAGTGCCTCGGTCTTTAGCGCCTTGTTATCGATCTGGCCGTCTCGGACAAGAACGACGGCGCGGCCCTCAAGCGCTCGCGTGAGCTTGGGCGACCGAAAGAGCAAGCGGACTACGAACCAGTTGATGGCAAGCAGGCTGAATGCGCCGATTACGCCGCCAGTGACGGAGTTGTCATCGCCGATGATCGCGTTCTGCACGGTATTCGAGAGCGATAGCAGGACGACGAGGTCGAAGGGATTCAATTGCGCAAGTTCGCGCTTGCCGAAGATCCGCAACAACAGGACGAGCACGAGATACACGACGATCGGGCGCAGGAGTTTTTCGAGGATAGGGATGGGCACGTGGAACATGCTGTCGAACATCGGAGTAAGGATCATGCAGGGAGGATAGCGTGCATCAGTGCTTTCTCTCCAGCCTTAATGTGAGATCGACGGTTCGCGTATCGTCATTTGGTCGCATGACATATTTGACATCAACGGTTGCGAATACCCGCTCTAACTTCGGATTGACGTTGGTGGTGGCAAAGAATCCGAGAATGGAGCCTTCATTGAACACTGCGCCGGGAGGCATCTTCCACGCCGCCAGCATCATGGTGCGCAGTTCGTCGCTGACATTTTCAATATTCAGCGTGCCCATGTTGTAAGCGGGTCCAGGAAGGACCGTAGCAACGTAGCTTACCGTGCCGTTGTTTCGATCAAGTGTTGGAGTGGCATCGACTTTCGCTCTGATAAATCCATGATTGTGATACTGGCGCTCGAGGTAGAGCCAGTTGGCACGGATGTGTTCACCGTCGGCAGGGTCGCCTGGATGGATATGGGATTGGCGATCGAAGTCGGCCTGATTGACCACGAGGCCGGGGTCCAAACGGATTTCTTTGACCTTGTAACGGATGCCCGGCGTAACTGATACCGAGAAGGGGATCCGAATCGCATCGAGTGCAATGGATGGAACGGCCGACGGATTGGCTTGAACAGCAGCTTCCAGATAGCCCTGATCCTGGTAATACAGCCGAATGTTCGTCGCGATCTGTTCGGGACTGCCGTCTGAGTCGTAGCTCGAGCCCGAAAGTCTTGCAAGGATCGGAAGGACTTTGGGATCAAGCGGCGCGGAATTCTCTGGAGTGATGTCGCCGACGAGGACCGGGGGGTTTGTGATCGAAAAGCTTACGGCAGTGATTTTGCCTGACTTCCGATCGGCAACCGGCGAGGCAAGAACAGTTGCCTTGATTCCCTGGGCCGTCAGCATTTGCTCTAACGCTGCCCGTACAGTCTCGGCAAGGCCGCCTTCACTGGGAAGCTTGCCATGGTAGAGAGAATATTTCTGGCGGAGTTTCGCGTCGAGTTGCGGACCAAGTGCAAACGGCAAGTTGCTGAGGTGTATGGGAACGATCTGCTCGGCCGGTGTGAGTTGGAATATCAGATCTTGCCCGTCGAACTTGAAGGCTAGACTCGCGAACATTCCCGTGTCCAGGAGGCTTTTGGAGACATCGTTGATCTGCGCATAGGAGAGGGTGTCCCCTTTTTTTAATCCTGAGGCGGCCAGCAATTCCTCGTTGGAATATTCTGGATCTCCGTTGAACTGGATAGATTTGGGCACGAACTTCTGAGCGTGCGCAGAGACGGATGAGCACAGCAGGGCGGCGACGACGACCGGGATCAACTTGGGGGGCATGGCAGGACAAGGTTAGCAAACGGAAAATTAAAGTTGAGAAATAATCATGCACCTCTTTTGCAGTATTGACGCAGATTTGCAAACAGCCTTCAGGGACTGGGGTTGTGCATAGCTGCATGCAGTTCGCGTTTGCGAGGACGACTTTGATTCGCGCATGCGATAGAATCCGCTGAAGCGATGCTTTCCCGAACGCCGGGGAAGCTTGCGAGATAAGAAGAAGGGAAGCAACTGCGAATTGACCCTGAACGATAGCACGGTATTTGTTGAACTGGCGCCTTTCCGCATTGAGCCGCGGTTTGTTGAGCGGGTGTGGGGATGGAAGGATTTGCATCCGTGGTATGACCGCGTGGCAGAGAAGGAGCCTATCGGCGAGGTGTGGCTGACCGGCGACGATTGTTGCGCGGCGACAGGCCCGTACGCCGGAAAAACGCTCAGATCAATCTTCAGGGAGAGGCCGGAGGCGATGCTCGGCGGCGGCGGTGCATCGTCAAGTGACTCGCCGCTTTTGATCAAAGTTCTATTCGCTCGTGAAAAGTTGAGCGTGCAGGTTCATCCCGATGATCGACTCGCGCAAAAGTACGGCGAACCGCGGGGCAAGACCGAGTGCTGGTACGCATTAGCGTCGGAACCTGGGGCGCAGGTGGCACTCGGGCTGAAGCCCGGCGTCACGATGGATGAGATAAAGGCCGGCATCGAAGGCGGAACGTTGGAGCAGAGTTTGAATCTACTGACGGTTCGCGCAGGCGACATGATGTATGTAGACGCGGGAACGGTGCACGCGATCTGGCCCGGATCGGTGCTGCTGGAGACTCAGCAGAATTGCGATCTGACCTACAGGATGTATGACTACGGTCGTGGGCGCGAATTGCACATCGAGAAATCGCTGGAAGCAACGCGTTTGAGGACTGCTGCGGGTAAAGTCCTGCCGAAGACTCTGGAAGATCGTACCGTGCTGGTGGACAGCCCCTACTTCTCCGTTGAGCGAATCCCTGTGGAGGTGAGCCGATCGAGCAAGAGCTTGCAGCGCGCCAACCAGGACAAACCGGGGTTGGCATACCTGTTTGCTGCTGCGGGAAGTGGTCGGTTAAGCAGTCCGAGTTTCGGCACCGTAGAACTGCCGCCATGCGGCATCATCGCGGTTCCGGCATCATCGCCGTTGTTTTCAATTCAGGACATGGGTGAACTTGATCTGATCTTGATTACTGCACGCACGCCTGGGACCGTCGCATGACGGGAGAAAATTGGCGGGAGTCTGTGGTCGAGTACATTCGGGCAGAGGCGCGCCCTGAGGACAAATTCGGCCACCAACCCAGACTCTACACATTGGCAAAAAAGATTGGCAAGAACCTTAAATACGACGACGATATTCTGTTTGCAGCGGTGTGGCTGCATGACCTTGGAGTGTTTTTGGGACACCGCCCGCAAGATTTAGAGCAACTTTCCCACTGGGATCACGTTCCATACACCATTAGTAAAAGCAGGGAACTTTTGATCGAATGGGGTTTTCCCACTGAGAAACTTGAGGGCGTCGCGGAAGCGATCAGACATCATCAAGCCAAGGACGATCCTGCTACCGTGGAAGGAGCGCTGCTGCGGGACGCGGACATCCTCGAACAGTTGGGTGCGGTTGGTATTTTGAGAGCAGCGGTCAAGGTTGGTCGGGATACACGTTACCCAAGTTTTAGTTCAATTTTGCCCGTTTTAACTGGCGCAGTTAACCATTTGGCACATGAGACGCGTCTAACAGAATCAAAGGTAATGGCTGAATCAAGAGCTGAGATGCTACGCTCGTTTTTAACTGCCCTGCAGGACGAAGCTGGCGATATGCTTCACTAAGTTAGCTACTTTCCCGCCGTGCAAGCCAGCGGCCTGCAACACGCTATTGGAATAGGCTTGCAGACTTGGACAGGTGTCCATCACCTTCCTGGTTCTGAGGATACCCGAGGGATTGGAATTTCCCACAAGGAGAAGAACATGCGACGGAAGTTGATGATGGCTCCGATTCTGGTTTTATTTTTTATGGGAGCGGGATTGAAGGCACGGGCGCAGGTGACCTACTCGGCCGAAGAAGGTAAGCTGCCCTTTACGGTTGGTGCGGGCGTAACCGATATTTCGGATGATTGGGGATACGAAAATCCGCGTCAAGTTGGCATCACGATGTGGGTTGATTGGCGTCTGCCGTTTATGCCACCTGTTTTGCAGGGACTCGGAATCGAATTTGAGGGCCGCGACGTTAATTACGCAACTCCCTCGAATCTGCCAGGTCATCGCATGGATACCGGTCTAGGCGGTCCCGTCTATCAGTGGCGGCGCAAAAGCAGGGTTCGTCCCTTCGCGAAATACCTGATGGGTATCGGCAGTATCGATTTTCCAAATGGAACGACTTACAGTCACGACACGCGTGCAGTATTCGAGCCGGGCGGCGGAGCCGATGTGCGCGTCTGGAAGAGCTTTTCAGTCAGAGGTGAATACGATTATCAATTCTGGCATCAGATTTTCGGTCCGCACGATTTAACTCCAAATGGCTACACCTTCGGTGCGGTCTACGATTTCGGTCTTCGTTCGCGATAAGACGTCATAGTCAAATCAAATTTCAACTAAAGAGGGCGCCTTGGGCGCCCTCTTTAGTTATGCACACAAGGATACGTGTGTGAACGTTTCGCGTTCGATTTCTGCGTCAGCAGTTTATCTTCAGATTTGCCGCACATCATGTCTTACGTGGAAAGAACATGATCGAGACTCCACCAAGTGAGCGTAAGTTTGCCAACTCCGGACGCGACTGGGCATTGCGCGGTTTTATTTTCCTTGTCTTTCTCTTTTTTGGCTCAGCCAAATTCAAGTCTGATGCGAACACGCCCTGGGTAGTGCTGTACAACCAGATTGGCTTTGGGCAGTGGTTTCGCTACGTTACGGCGGTGATCGAACTTGTCGGTGCATTTCTGGTGTTGATTCCGCAGACGGTGATGGCTGGGGTACTACTGTTGGGTTGCACGATGACGGGCGCCATGTTCGTCAACGCGGTGGTGTTGCATAGATTTGTAGATGCGTTCTTTCCGTTTTCAATTCTGTGCGGGCTCATTGCCTTCGGAGCGCACCGGCGGCGAGTCTGATTGTATCTTTCGCTCCAAATGACGACGCGTCCATATACCAGGGATCAACCGCTGAAACGGGTTACTCTGCGGGCTAAGGCAGATCGAGCGGGCGCGGCGCGAACAAGTCGTCGAAAGTCGGACCGACAATCGTGTGGGGTATGCAATGACGTGGTGCAGGGAAAGCCGCCGCGTAGGAACGCGTGACATGCAGCCTGTCCATGAAGACATAGCGCGTGCGGACGCCGTTCAAGAGCGAGGGTAGCTGCGCGGGAATGCGTTCACGATCGACATAGATCACGAGAGCGGCCTCGCGAGGATTGTCGAGGCTCTGACCGATGCCGACAGCGAAGAATGCAGAATTTTGCTGCATGAGCTTGCGCGCGAGCAGGCGCTTTGCCTGGAGTGCCGGTGTAAGCGCCGAAGCTGCCAATGGGCGTAAACCTGCAACAGTCGCCGTAGTGGGTGCGGAACCGAGGGAGACGGAGTGGGCGGTGGCGGGAATGACGATGGTGCGCACGTTTTCGATGGCTGACGGAACGGACGGAGTGAGATTTTCATCTACGTAGACGATCAACGCGGCAGATCCGGGTTCGTCGCTGCTCTTTCCCGCTGCAACGCCGAGGATTCCGGTGGACGGATTTACGAGTGCGCGTCCAGCAGCTAGCGCCGCCTGTTGACGAGCGAATTCAGAGTTAGATAATGCGCGTGCCTGCGCTGAGGAAATGGTGCTATCGCCGTAGTTGAGACAGCTGACCTCATGATCCGTCGTGCCAACGAAAGAAAAGCTGGAATCTCCAGGCAATTGCGTGCTCAGGGCATTGAGTACATCAGGCGCGGGATTGGCGATGCCGTGGCTAACGCCGGCGGCGTCAATTCCGCCGGCAAAGAAGAGGCCAACAGGCTCGGCATTCGCGCTGTCGACGATCAATGCGCCGGAATCGCCGGCATCGCTGAAGTGATCTCCGCTGACTGAGATCTGATTCGTAAACAACTTGGTGAGATAAGGCTTGGTTTCAGCGCAGTCGCGGTAGTAGTCGACGGAAACATCAAGATCAAATGCTGTAACGCGGCCGCAAGTCAGGCCAGTTGTACGACCGCTTTTGGCAACACGTAACTGTAGGGTTGCGCTTTCCCCTTTGCCTTCAGTGGAAGAAATGCCTGGAGGGGCCGCCCCGAGCGATCCATCGGTTTGACGTACGCCTAGTTCCAAAATGCTGCCGGTCGTGTCGACAGTATGAGAGGCAACTCCCGCGATGGCGGCATCGACGTTGGTTTGCGGTGAATGGAGTGGCAGCCATGCGGTGAGCGCGGCAACCGGAACAGTGCCCGCGCCGTCCCCATTCGGGGTGCAGTTGTTATCGATGAGGCCCGGCTGGACGACGGTATCGCCGACGGCGGCGTGATCACTGCGCG
It encodes:
- a CDS encoding HD domain-containing protein — encoded protein: MVEYIRAEARPEDKFGHQPRLYTLAKKIGKNLKYDDDILFAAVWLHDLGVFLGHRPQDLEQLSHWDHVPYTISKSRELLIEWGFPTEKLEGVAEAIRHHQAKDDPATVEGALLRDADILEQLGAVGILRAAVKVGRDTRYPSFSSILPVLTGAVNHLAHETRLTESKVMAESRAEMLRSFLTALQDEAGDMLH
- a CDS encoding POTRA domain-containing protein; this encodes MPPKLIPVVVAALLCSSVSAHAQKFVPKSIQFNGDPEYSNEELLAASGLKKGDTLSYAQINDVSKSLLDTGMFASLAFKFDGQDLIFQLTPAEQIVPIHLSNLPFALGPQLDAKLRQKYSLYHGKLPSEGGLAETVRAALEQMLTAQGIKATVLASPVADRKSGKITAVSFSITNPPVLVGDITPENSAPLDPKVLPILARLSGSSYDSDGSPEQIATNIRLYYQDQGYLEAAVQANPSAVPSIALDAIRIPFSVSVTPGIRYKVKEIRLDPGLVVNQADFDRQSHIHPGDPADGEHIRANWLYLERQYHNHGFIRAKVDATPTLDRNNGTVSYVATVLPGPAYNMGTLNIENVSDELRTMMLAAWKMPPGAVFNEGSILGFFATTNVNPKLERVFATVDVKYVMRPNDDTRTVDLTLRLERKH
- a CDS encoding DoxX family protein — protein: MIETPPSERKFANSGRDWALRGFIFLVFLFFGSAKFKSDANTPWVVLYNQIGFGQWFRYVTAVIELVGAFLVLIPQTVMAGVLLLGCTMTGAMFVNAVVLHRFVDAFFPFSILCGLIAFGAHRRRV
- a CDS encoding YetF domain-containing protein codes for the protein MILTPMFDSMFHVPIPILEKLLRPIVVYLVLVLLLRIFGKRELAQLNPFDLVVLLSLSNTVQNAIIGDDNSVTGGVIGAFSLLAINWFVVRLLFRSPKLTRALEGRAVVLVRDGQIDNKALKTEALTREELIEVIHRQGFEHIHEVHHCELEPNGSFYIEGKDPSIADKRHDELLTRLDALSKEIAALRSRPATT
- a CDS encoding type I phosphomannose isomerase catalytic subunit, which encodes MTLNDSTVFVELAPFRIEPRFVERVWGWKDLHPWYDRVAEKEPIGEVWLTGDDCCAATGPYAGKTLRSIFRERPEAMLGGGGASSSDSPLLIKVLFAREKLSVQVHPDDRLAQKYGEPRGKTECWYALASEPGAQVALGLKPGVTMDEIKAGIEGGTLEQSLNLLTVRAGDMMYVDAGTVHAIWPGSVLLETQQNCDLTYRMYDYGRGRELHIEKSLEATRLRTAAGKVLPKTLEDRTVLVDSPYFSVERIPVEVSRSSKSLQRANQDKPGLAYLFAAAGSGRLSSPSFGTVELPPCGIIAVPASSPLFSIQDMGELDLILITARTPGTVA